A genomic segment from Segniliparus rotundus DSM 44985 encodes:
- the otsB gene encoding trehalose-phosphatase: MTAQDLSAELRKALISLARTPRLLVACDYDGTLAPIVLRPEDARPLPEGARALRSLAELPATTGALISGRALRDLATLSRMPAEVYLVGSHGSEFDIGFVNAVDDQARALLAQVNAEMERIIREKHPEARIERKPASAAFHVRGMADDDAADALDLVRQGPATWEGVTVTEGKAVIELSVVHTDKGEALDILRHQVGATAAAFFGDDVTDERAFVRLHGPDVGVKVGDADTAAKFRVRDPEGVATALAFLCEERKLWLRGDHASPIERLSMLANPRTVGLVTPDATVTWLCHPEPDSGAVFAHLLGGPGAGYFSVAPTRPALPLSQRYVDGTMTVRTRWASLQVTDYLEHGSPPGRTDLTRVIEGSAKAVVRFAPRPDFSAARIWLEIEQDGIRVHGTNDPFVLRSPGVAWALDESGPQATAYAEVDPSNGPVVLELRCGSEDLGPHPVPEPERRRAAESYWRDWAEGLALPPVKRDLMKRSALTLRGLVHADSGAILAAATTSLPEEVGGVRNWDYRYCWLRDAAMTASALVSLGSLGEAEGYLDWLHKVLESVAHPERLHPLYTIHGGPIPAEAVIDVLPGYAGSRPVRVGNAADHQVQLDVFGPVVELVAALAAARARARPGGQALTDTDWDLVVAMVTAVEKRWKEPDQGIWEIRGNPRHHVYSKVMCWVTVDRAITLAEQHGRAAAEQWLHLREQIREEVLREGWNEAVQSYTAAYDGSDLDAATLHIGLSGLLDPHDERFKATVVATETELRSGATVYRYHHDDGLPGGEGGFHLCAAWLVEAYLLVGRRESAEALFDQLVRSAGPTGLLSEEYDPLAERALGNHPQAYSHIGLLRCAQLLSRAG, from the coding sequence ATGACAGCCCAAGACCTCTCCGCCGAGCTGCGCAAGGCGCTGATCTCCCTGGCCCGCACACCGAGGCTCCTTGTGGCCTGCGATTACGACGGAACGCTCGCGCCGATCGTGCTGCGCCCGGAGGACGCCCGGCCGCTGCCCGAAGGGGCGCGCGCGCTGCGCTCCCTCGCGGAGCTGCCGGCCACGACCGGCGCGCTTATCTCCGGCCGCGCGTTGCGCGACCTCGCGACCCTGTCCCGCATGCCCGCCGAGGTGTACCTGGTGGGCAGCCACGGCTCCGAGTTCGACATTGGTTTCGTCAACGCCGTCGACGACCAGGCTCGGGCGCTTTTGGCCCAGGTCAACGCCGAGATGGAGCGGATCATCCGCGAGAAGCACCCCGAGGCGCGGATCGAGCGCAAGCCCGCAAGCGCCGCGTTCCACGTCCGCGGCATGGCGGACGACGACGCCGCGGACGCGTTGGACCTTGTCCGGCAGGGCCCGGCGACCTGGGAAGGGGTCACCGTGACCGAGGGGAAAGCGGTGATCGAGCTGTCGGTGGTGCACACGGACAAGGGCGAAGCCCTCGATATCCTGCGCCACCAGGTCGGCGCGACCGCCGCGGCGTTCTTCGGCGACGACGTGACCGACGAACGGGCCTTCGTCCGGCTGCACGGCCCCGACGTGGGCGTGAAGGTCGGCGACGCGGACACGGCGGCGAAATTCCGTGTGCGGGACCCCGAGGGGGTCGCCACCGCGCTCGCCTTCCTGTGCGAGGAGCGCAAGCTCTGGCTGCGCGGAGACCACGCCAGCCCCATCGAGCGGCTCAGCATGCTCGCGAATCCGCGCACCGTCGGACTCGTCACCCCGGACGCGACGGTGACGTGGCTGTGCCATCCGGAGCCAGATTCGGGCGCGGTGTTCGCGCACCTGTTGGGCGGCCCGGGCGCGGGGTATTTCAGCGTCGCGCCGACACGGCCCGCCTTGCCGCTCTCGCAACGGTACGTCGACGGCACCATGACCGTGCGGACCCGTTGGGCTTCGCTGCAGGTCACCGACTACCTCGAACACGGCTCCCCGCCAGGGCGCACCGACCTGACCAGGGTGATCGAAGGCTCAGCGAAGGCTGTGGTGCGCTTCGCGCCCCGCCCGGATTTCAGCGCCGCCCGGATCTGGTTGGAGATCGAGCAGGATGGCATCCGCGTCCACGGCACGAACGACCCGTTCGTGCTGCGCTCGCCCGGTGTGGCGTGGGCTTTGGACGAGAGCGGCCCGCAAGCGACCGCCTACGCGGAGGTGGACCCGTCGAACGGGCCTGTGGTGCTCGAACTGCGCTGCGGCTCGGAGGACCTGGGGCCGCACCCCGTGCCGGAGCCGGAGCGGCGGCGAGCTGCGGAAAGCTACTGGCGCGACTGGGCGGAAGGCCTTGCGCTGCCGCCGGTGAAGCGAGACCTGATGAAACGCTCCGCCCTCACCTTGCGGGGCTTGGTGCACGCGGACTCCGGGGCGATCCTCGCCGCCGCGACGACGTCGCTGCCCGAGGAGGTCGGCGGGGTCCGGAACTGGGATTACCGCTACTGCTGGCTGCGCGACGCCGCGATGACCGCGTCAGCGCTGGTCTCCCTGGGCTCCCTGGGCGAAGCTGAGGGGTACCTCGACTGGCTGCACAAGGTGTTGGAGAGCGTGGCGCACCCAGAGCGCCTGCACCCGTTGTACACGATCCACGGCGGCCCGATTCCCGCCGAGGCGGTGATCGACGTGCTGCCGGGGTACGCGGGATCACGGCCGGTGCGAGTGGGCAACGCGGCGGACCACCAGGTGCAGCTGGACGTGTTCGGCCCCGTGGTCGAGCTCGTCGCGGCGCTGGCGGCGGCGCGGGCACGCGCGCGCCCCGGCGGCCAGGCGCTCACGGACACGGATTGGGACCTGGTCGTCGCGATGGTCACGGCGGTCGAAAAGCGCTGGAAAGAACCCGACCAGGGGATCTGGGAGATTCGAGGCAACCCTCGGCACCATGTGTACTCGAAGGTGATGTGCTGGGTGACGGTGGACCGGGCGATCACGCTCGCCGAACAGCATGGCCGCGCGGCGGCAGAGCAATGGCTTCATCTGCGCGAACAGATCCGCGAGGAAGTGCTGCGCGAAGGCTGGAACGAGGCCGTGCAGTCCTACACGGCCGCCTACGACGGGAGCGATCTGGACGCGGCGACTTTGCACATCGGGCTCTCGGGCCTGCTGGACCCGCATGACGAACGGTTCAAGGCGACGGTGGTCGCGACCGAGACGGAGCTGCGCAGCGGCGCGACGGTGTACCGGTACCACCACGACGACGGCCTGCCTGGCGGCGAGGGCGGTTTCCACCTGTGCGCCGCATGGCTGGTCGAGGCGTATCTGCTTGTGGGGCGGCGCGAATCCGCCGAGGCCCTGTTCGACCAATTGGTGCGCTCGGCGGGGCCGACGGGGTTGCTCAGCGAAGAGTACGACCCGCTCGCGGAACGCGCCCTCGGCAACCACCCCCAGGCGTACTCCCACATCGGCTTGTTGCGCTGCGCGCAGCTGCTCAGCCGAGCTGGCTAG
- a CDS encoding DUF6474 family protein, which yields MAVFGDKRKRAANRAKSRAERVERLLASALSAVGEDAEASKKLAKLRAKTSKRHDQAAVRLAELELAKAREGRLLSTKKVKRALSVARLLAPVAVPLAYRAATGARSLYDNYQSAKANRLASPQPSRADRLAALSERIELTRSDTAALVARASDDTALAQFQAHAERRLKELAEAVATARRLSAPRRVSAQRNIVRELDELDTKLLEFRNVPL from the coding sequence GTGGCGGTATTCGGCGACAAACGCAAACGGGCCGCGAACCGCGCCAAATCACGCGCGGAGCGGGTGGAGCGGCTCCTCGCTTCGGCGCTTTCGGCCGTGGGCGAGGACGCGGAGGCGAGCAAGAAGCTCGCGAAGTTGCGCGCGAAGACCTCCAAGCGCCACGACCAGGCGGCAGTCCGGCTCGCCGAGCTCGAGCTCGCCAAAGCCCGAGAAGGCAGGCTCTTGTCCACGAAAAAGGTCAAACGGGCTTTGTCTGTGGCGCGTTTGCTCGCGCCGGTCGCTGTGCCGCTCGCGTATCGCGCGGCGACGGGAGCCCGGTCGCTGTACGACAATTACCAATCGGCCAAGGCGAACCGGCTCGCGTCCCCGCAGCCCTCGCGCGCCGACCGGCTCGCGGCGCTCTCGGAGCGCATCGAACTGACCCGCTCCGACACGGCCGCGCTCGTCGCGCGGGCTTCCGACGACACGGCGCTCGCGCAGTTCCAAGCGCACGCCGAAAGGCGGCTCAAGGAGCTCGCCGAGGCGGTGGCGACGGCTCGTCGTCTCTCCGCGCCCCGCCGGGTCAGCGCGCAACGCAACATCGTCCGTGAACTGGACGAGCTCGACACGAAGCTGTTGGAGTTTCGGAACGTACCGTTGTGA
- a CDS encoding sulfatase-like hydrolase/transferase has translation MPYVAVDRRTFLVGGAASLGVAACAPSPRPTSVAARPNILVVLVDEMRFPMWFPTQDQLDTLLPSLTRIRKSAVAFERHYTAANVCTAARGALVTGLYSHQTGCQLVGMSTLSPKFPTWGSMLREHGYESWWYGKWHLGHAPDTDPAALAAYGFAGGTFPSPDGAPGDGLAHDGAIADQFAVWFHDNAGKGPWCTTVSLVNPHDIMFWPKWQPPAQAPRRFSGLPGNFETPEQLRARNKPRAQLNQIEAMQRHSGELPYSGDDVAARWAQYRDLYLWLQQQVDAQIGKILDTLASRPDVDANTVVLFTADHGEYAGSHGMRAKGSGLYEENIRIPLYVRDPRKALTPDPGGTRGQLTSSVDVAAFLLTVATGGDEWRSEPRYQHLARRADLAGICRDRRGPGREWIAHTTDEIGGNHSGDAPGHIVGVRTPDAKAGLYSSWKDGAAQIDPNGPQDREFYDYTTEDGRLELTAQTGQGPKEQQHHDLLQKVLAEEISQPLPAFLKAAQEEGMADLMAQTAKGSRLY, from the coding sequence TTGCCCTATGTGGCAGTAGACAGACGGACATTCCTGGTCGGCGGCGCCGCGTCCTTGGGCGTGGCGGCGTGCGCTCCTTCCCCCAGGCCGACGAGCGTTGCTGCGAGGCCGAACATCTTGGTGGTCCTTGTGGACGAGATGCGTTTCCCGATGTGGTTTCCCACGCAGGACCAGCTCGACACGCTCCTGCCGTCCCTGACAAGAATCCGCAAGAGCGCGGTCGCGTTCGAGCGGCATTACACCGCCGCGAACGTGTGCACCGCGGCGCGGGGCGCGCTGGTGACCGGGCTCTACTCTCATCAGACGGGTTGCCAGCTCGTCGGCATGTCCACGCTGTCGCCAAAGTTCCCGACCTGGGGTTCCATGCTCCGCGAGCATGGCTACGAGTCATGGTGGTACGGCAAATGGCACCTCGGGCACGCGCCCGACACCGACCCGGCGGCGCTGGCCGCCTACGGCTTCGCGGGCGGCACCTTCCCGTCGCCCGACGGAGCCCCGGGGGACGGCCTTGCCCACGACGGGGCGATCGCCGACCAATTCGCGGTCTGGTTCCACGACAACGCCGGCAAAGGGCCCTGGTGCACCACGGTCTCGCTCGTCAACCCGCACGACATCATGTTCTGGCCGAAATGGCAGCCCCCGGCGCAGGCTCCCCGGCGCTTCAGCGGCCTGCCGGGGAATTTCGAGACCCCCGAGCAGTTGCGCGCGCGCAACAAGCCCCGCGCCCAGCTGAACCAGATCGAGGCGATGCAGCGGCACAGCGGCGAGTTGCCGTACTCGGGCGACGACGTGGCGGCGCGCTGGGCGCAGTACCGCGACCTGTATCTCTGGCTGCAACAACAAGTGGACGCCCAGATCGGCAAAATCCTCGACACGCTCGCGTCCCGCCCGGACGTCGACGCGAACACGGTCGTATTGTTCACCGCCGACCACGGCGAGTACGCGGGCTCGCACGGCATGCGCGCCAAAGGCTCCGGGCTGTACGAGGAGAACATCCGAATCCCGTTGTACGTCCGCGACCCGCGCAAGGCGCTCACCCCGGACCCCGGCGGCACCAGGGGCCAGCTCACGTCGAGCGTGGATGTCGCAGCGTTCCTGCTCACAGTCGCCACCGGCGGCGACGAATGGCGCTCTGAACCCCGCTACCAGCACCTCGCCCGGCGCGCGGACCTCGCAGGGATCTGCCGCGACCGACGCGGCCCAGGCCGGGAGTGGATCGCCCACACGACCGACGAGATCGGCGGCAACCACAGCGGCGACGCGCCCGGCCACATTGTCGGCGTGCGCACGCCAGACGCAAAAGCGGGGCTGTACTCGTCCTGGAAGGACGGCGCCGCGCAGATCGACCCGAACGGCCCCCAGGACCGAGAGTTTTACGACTACACCACAGAAGACGGCCGCCTGGAGCTCACCGCCCAAACCGGTCAGGGCCCGAAAGAGCAGCAGCATCACGACCTTTTGCAGAAAGTCCTCGCCGAAGAGATCAGCCAACCCCTGCCCGCTTTCCTGAAGGCGGCCCAAGAAGAAGGCATGGCCGACCTCATGGCGCAGACCGCGAAAGGCTCGCGGCTTTATTGA
- a CDS encoding WXG100 family type VII secretion target: MVLQAEPERIRAVAGQESSWADELWNEVEKLSKKMSELTDSGWLGTASRSHASAWEEWTEAAKRVASALSEDSALLHEAANSYTSEDQDQADQLSSFNF; the protein is encoded by the coding sequence ATGGTATTGCAAGCCGAACCTGAACGGATTCGTGCGGTCGCGGGCCAGGAATCTTCCTGGGCCGATGAGCTGTGGAACGAGGTGGAGAAACTGTCCAAGAAGATGTCCGAGTTGACAGACTCGGGCTGGCTGGGGACAGCGTCACGCTCCCACGCGAGCGCCTGGGAGGAATGGACCGAAGCCGCGAAGCGGGTGGCGTCGGCGTTGAGCGAGGACTCCGCGCTGCTGCACGAAGCCGCGAATAGCTACACGAGCGAGGACCAAGACCAGGCCGACCAGCTCAGCTCGTTCAATTTCTAG
- a CDS encoding WXG100 family type VII secretion target translates to MTSYKADLQQILELVEEAEATGKRVDEHLAAVDREVASLDVHWHGNAKAQHEAKHQAWMKAAREMREALTELKTNVNHAHQVYSDNIAHNVGMWP, encoded by the coding sequence ATGACAAGCTACAAGGCGGATCTGCAACAGATCCTCGAGCTGGTCGAAGAGGCGGAGGCGACGGGAAAGCGGGTCGACGAGCACCTCGCGGCGGTGGATCGCGAGGTCGCCTCGCTCGACGTCCACTGGCACGGGAACGCGAAGGCCCAGCACGAGGCCAAGCACCAAGCCTGGATGAAAGCCGCGCGCGAGATGCGCGAGGCGCTGACGGAGCTGAAGACGAACGTGAACCACGCGCACCAGGTTTACTCGGACAACATCGCCCACAACGTCGGAATGTGGCCGTAA
- a CDS encoding colicin E3/pyocin S6 family cytotoxin — MAPITVDWTVLSRAAGTYSTAHDSAGKAISALVSTLNENWGCAGKCDIAKKFTKDYDPAASEAVKAGANIANAYGKMHDLLAHTAVNHQNAESAAKTPPGANVSAPANVGHYTPPAFRGAYGQGIDAPTGWSVVAPLLTGHDWPDGDPAKLRALGTAWRAAASSLRATSTATCTAGTEITEQESPEIDQAAAQVELVSNTVEDTASLYEKLASGCDRFAQDVEDTQNKIRSALKTVAICAGVGLVVGGILGGLAGTVVEPGGGTIAGGVGGGAEGASIGGGALAASAAAEILPFLITLDTAVIADSAIIGSVVGGAIGGVGHALDDLLNSTATVYMATAAGSNPRSGLHEPIPAPKTLEGFPDAKPDKKKTPVRGGGSLRPRWKDKKGKIYEWDSKKGTVEKYSKDGKTHEGEFDPKTGEQVGKPVPGRTVEK, encoded by the coding sequence ATGGCGCCGATCACCGTCGACTGGACCGTGCTCTCCCGCGCCGCCGGGACATACAGCACCGCGCATGACTCCGCCGGCAAAGCGATCAGCGCCCTCGTCAGCACTTTGAACGAGAACTGGGGATGCGCGGGGAAGTGCGACATCGCCAAAAAGTTCACGAAGGATTACGACCCCGCCGCGTCGGAAGCCGTCAAAGCGGGCGCGAACATCGCCAACGCCTACGGGAAGATGCACGACCTGCTCGCGCACACCGCTGTGAACCATCAGAACGCGGAGAGCGCAGCCAAGACGCCGCCCGGCGCGAACGTCTCCGCGCCAGCGAACGTCGGCCATTACACGCCGCCAGCGTTCCGGGGCGCCTACGGGCAGGGGATCGACGCCCCGACCGGATGGTCTGTCGTCGCGCCCTTGTTGACCGGGCACGACTGGCCCGACGGCGATCCCGCCAAGCTCCGCGCTCTCGGAACGGCGTGGCGGGCCGCAGCGAGCAGCCTGCGCGCCACCAGCACAGCCACCTGCACGGCGGGCACCGAGATCACCGAACAAGAATCACCCGAGATCGACCAAGCAGCAGCGCAGGTCGAGCTGGTCTCCAACACCGTCGAAGACACCGCCTCGCTGTACGAGAAGCTCGCGAGCGGCTGCGACCGCTTCGCGCAGGATGTCGAGGACACTCAGAACAAAATCCGCAGCGCCCTCAAGACCGTCGCCATCTGCGCAGGCGTCGGCTTAGTCGTCGGCGGCATCCTCGGCGGCCTCGCAGGAACAGTCGTCGAGCCGGGAGGAGGAACCATCGCCGGAGGAGTCGGAGGCGGCGCGGAAGGAGCCTCTATAGGAGGCGGGGCGCTCGCCGCCTCAGCAGCGGCCGAGATCCTCCCGTTCCTCATCACGCTCGACACAGCCGTCATCGCGGACAGCGCAATCATCGGCAGTGTTGTCGGCGGCGCCATCGGCGGCGTCGGCCACGCGCTCGACGACCTCCTCAACTCCACCGCGACTGTCTACATGGCCACAGCCGCCGGGAGCAACCCGCGCAGCGGCCTGCATGAGCCGATACCAGCACCGAAAACACTCGAAGGCTTCCCCGATGCGAAGCCCGATAAGAAAAAAACACCCGTTCGGGGGGGCGGTTCGCTTCGCCCGCGATGGAAGGACAAGAAAGGGAAAATCTACGAATGGGACTCAAAGAAAGGCACAGTCGAGAAATACAGCAAGGACGGAAAAACTCACGAGGGCGAGTTCGATCCCAAAACTGGAGAGCAAGTGGGCAAGCCTGTTCCCGGCAGGACTGTGGAGAAATAG
- a CDS encoding DUF7683 domain-containing protein has product MWYLEAFDKTTESLAYEFALPSITDETVRRILGLPEDDPDIYYGYDIPNKTALEELASYIDGEFEFDDSVDYQITFYTE; this is encoded by the coding sequence ATGTGGTACCTCGAGGCATTTGACAAAACAACTGAGTCCCTAGCCTACGAATTCGCGCTGCCCTCCATCACTGACGAGACGGTGCGGCGGATCCTCGGACTCCCCGAAGACGATCCAGACATCTACTACGGCTACGACATTCCGAACAAGACCGCCCTTGAAGAACTCGCCTCTTATATCGACGGAGAGTTCGAGTTCGACGACTCCGTCGATTATCAGATCACATTCTACACCGAGTGA
- a CDS encoding DUF7683 domain-containing protein, translating to MWRIEAYSKADEFLAYELMMPTIDDETVRRVLGITEEGDEFRYYVYRIPSNTATEVFASYIEGEFEFDDSVKYKIAFEDD from the coding sequence ATGTGGCGGATAGAAGCCTACAGCAAGGCTGATGAGTTCCTCGCGTACGAACTCATGATGCCGACCATCGACGACGAGACGGTGCGGCGTGTCCTCGGAATCACAGAGGAGGGCGACGAGTTCCGCTACTACGTCTACAGAATTCCGAGCAACACCGCCACCGAAGTCTTCGCCTCCTACATAGAAGGAGAGTTCGAGTTCGACGACTCCGTCAAATACAAAATAGCGTTCGAAGACGACTAA
- a CDS encoding YbaB/EbfC family nucleoid-associated protein, translated as MTDPDNWNRQQLEHLADLRRKADKLQAEIAAIDVRASSAKGEVGVNVDAQGRVTDIRLSPQALSLGEASLASLLLQTIREARDTASRRAQEIAKPFTSDPGIAAALNAVREFTHNA; from the coding sequence ATGACCGACCCCGACAACTGGAACCGTCAGCAGCTGGAGCACTTAGCCGATCTGCGCCGCAAAGCCGACAAACTGCAAGCCGAGATCGCTGCCATCGATGTGCGCGCGTCCTCCGCGAAAGGCGAGGTTGGAGTCAACGTGGACGCACAAGGCCGGGTGACGGACATTCGCCTGTCGCCGCAAGCTCTCTCACTCGGCGAAGCGAGCCTCGCGTCGCTCCTGCTCCAAACGATTCGTGAGGCACGCGACACCGCCTCACGACGCGCCCAAGAGATCGCGAAGCCCTTCACCTCTGACCCCGGCATCGCCGCAGCTCTCAACGCAGTCCGAGAATTCACTCACAACGCATAA